The nucleotide window TCTTGGTACGTTAGAATCAGAGAAGGGATACTCTCTCTTGTTTCTCTTTCAGAGTACTTACCATAACCCTTGGTAGAAAAGGTTTACTCttttttcttctcttccattttagcATTAGAGAAGAACTTGAATGGTGCTATACTTATAACTATAGATTGTTTCCCTTTAGTTTTTGTAGTAGCCTTGCCCCTTTTATGAAACTCATATTTCTCCTTAGCTTTCTTAGGTTCTTAGATTAGAAGAGCTTAACTTCGTGCAATAGCGATACTAAGTTTCATGTTATGAGCATAAGTAGCCAATTCTTCGAAGCTTTTAGGCTTGACACCTTAAAGAATGTATCTCAATCCTCAATTCATGCCTTAAATAAACATATCCAGAGTAGATACTTCTAAAAGGTGATCTTTACAAATAAGGCTTAGGTTTCTGCACTGATGGATGTAGTCAGTCATGGGTTCTTCTGCCCATTAATGAGTGTTTATGAGTTCAATCATGCTAACAATTCAGTGAGTGCTATAAAAACAATTGACGAACTTATGTTCGAGTTGTTCCCAATTGTTAATGGTGCTAAGTTCCAAGTTAATATATGAATCAAAGGCATTTCCTTTTAGAGATCATACAAATTACTTGACCATGAGATCCTCCTCAGTACCAGCATTGTTGTAAGTTTTCATAAAGTGGGCCATATATTGCCTTAAGTTGCCTTTACCATTAAACTATTGAAAATTTAAAGGTTGATAGTTAGTAGGCAACTTCATAAGGTCAATCCTTAGACTGTGGAGCTTAACATATGAGTAGGACGACTAAGTGATACCATCAAATTGGTCTTTGATGGCCTCCTCGATAAGATCTTTCAGCTGGTTAGAAGAAACAGAATCATCAGTAACAACTTGCAAGCTCTTTATAATAATAGTAGTAGAACTCTCTATAGCCCCTTAATGACCTTATGATTGAAGTTCCTTGGTTACCATTAGTCCATTTTCAATTAAAGGCTCCACCTTGTTCATCAAATAAATAATCTGATTATCCTTCTCTTTAACAGTGTCCACAAGCATCTCTAAAAGTTTTCCCATTTTGGTGATTTGTTCTTTTAGAGAAACATTATTGGTCATCATGATAGTTATGGTGTCAATAGGTTTACGAGGACTCTCTAGTGAAGTGTCACTAGTTGGAAGAGATTCCTTGCTAATAGGGGAGCACAATTTTCCCTTAGTTTTATGGGCAGCCTCATTAGTTGAGGATGACTTCACATTTGCTCTTTGcagagtagttagtgtttagagcACAAGAGCACTCCATGCATAGACATCTTCAATTGATCTTTCTTTGATTTGAACACCAAGGTTGGCTTTAGTAGTTATCTGAATGGTGAAATTGATAGGTACATTCATCTTTGAAGCCATAGAAGTTGATTCTTGATTCTTGATAAAGGGAAGAGATGAAAAGTAGAGATGTCCCACTGGGGATTCCAGAAATATGTACACACAAATTTTGTGTGTGGAATCTACTCATAAGAGAATGGTGAACAAATATCAATtttgtataaattaaaaaaaagggtTACAAccttttgtaacatcctcatttttgtagcccgtacatcctactattccgacggttaatgtctgccccagaaagtcgaaatatctgaaactacacttaattgacagtgaggaagcataaaataatgaaatatatgatgagaaaaattaaggaaaaataaaagaaataaaatgtgactaagttaaacgagccgaactcgtagtgatgggtgaccgcaccggaaagttacggcgatgaccgttgactagccctggaccacagggaaccggggaaaatattttcaggacataattaaaggtctactgaggtgtaattgacattggaaatgtcaaagaaaaattagtaagtcagtataaacggaaaatgaaaattaaaaaaattggcggtacaaggagtaaatcggtaataATAAAAAATCCGAAATACAacttgaagaggggcattttggtcatttgacacctagagttgacttttgacctaaatgtcctttaaaaacaaatagtattaaattttgaaaatgccatgaaaaataaaatttcatgtgtagtataattaaaaaaaaaaataaagggatGTAATatgggataattaaaagtttaattataataatatttaaacctAAGTTAGTGGGGTTAGTGTAAGGTTAGTGGAGGTATATAAGGATGCATATGGACAAATTTCACCACTTAACAacctcattttcttcattttacaCATTCATGGCTgaaatgaaatcctcccaaatccaccatggccgtttcatgcatgagctcaagtcctccatgatcaagccattacttcttcaagctcccttcatgaaaaatgatccttacactaTGGGAAACCTATAgacagcaaaaaagagaggaaattttaAGGATTtctcaagctcaagttgaggttagtgctagtttttcatcccttgcttcattaaactttgttttaaagttgtgatgaattgaattgacaagaaatttgagagaaattgatgaTTAATGATGAAGCATGAATTTGGCAACCATGGATTTTAAAGGAGTTTaatttgtttttacatgtaattaatgGATAATGAAGTTGATTAGGCTTATTACATGTATTAATAGTTTGGTGTTATATGTATGCTTGAAATGGGTACTTTGAAGTAAGGTTGTTAAGTGTATATGGAAGATGGAAGCATATGTATAATTGGGCAGCCTTGTGGTTCATGGAAGAGtacttgatttcatgaatttatttgatgaattatggtactaagtgATTAATGTaggtgtatgtaaattattgtgggaatttcatgtattagttaggtgatttcatgtgtaaattatgtgaactttgactttgtgaattaggattgtatttggtgtattgaggattggtatattctgcccaaaatgaaaaaattgagatgtgatgaatgatatagaagtgccatgaattcagaattatagttttgggaggaggaggaatgaCAATTGGAAGTGTTATTTCATGTGTAGGTTGTATTGTGTTGAAAACAGTAGATAATTTGAGCCATAAATAAAACTgtatgaccccaattggtatgaggccaattggaggtaaaattagacatgTAATGAACCAACTTTCATGCAGGAACCTTGCCTAAATTTTGTACAGAAAGTGACTCAAAAGGTGACCTAATTCGGAATAGGTAACTTGGCAAatctagaatttgaccatataaacagtagccagtattttggccataactcactcaaaataggtccaaatgacctaaaatctataccatggaaagcttagacatagagctacaactttggtgaagatcacagaacccagaaatgtcatttactaagtcaaattgcttgcacaagttgaagtaacaaaactgtccagaaccattgcaacacAGAATttggccatatgaacagtagttactaaaataaccataactcactcaaaacaagtccaaatgacctgaaatctataccatggaaagcttagacatagagctacaactttggtgaagatcacagaacctataaatttcatttactaagtcaaattgcttgcacaaattgaggtaacaaaattgtccagaaccattgcaatccagaatttgaccatatgaatagtaatcactaaaattactataactcactcaaaataggtccaaatgacctaaaatttataccatggaaagcttagacatagagctacaactttggtgaagatcacagaacccaaaaatgtcatttactaagtcaaattgctttcacaatttgaggtaacaaaactgtccagaaccattgcaacccagaatttgaccatatcaatagtagtcactaaaatgaccataactcattcaaaacaagtccaaatgacctgaaatttataccatggaaagcttagacatagagctacaattcttataaagacaccaaagaccagaaatgactagaaccaagtcaaattgcttgcccaaattagggtactaaaactaccagaactgaatttgacctaaaattgaccaaattttgcattaaagatgcaatctgtccagctttagtaaattgaccatatcttggtctatacaactcagaatgacctaaaatctgtgccaaaagttcaataagacatagaactacaaatttgcttctttgaccagaagctaaaaaccaatggaagtagaacatttagctagatcaatctagcacattaaaactgaaaaaattgacaataatatgcaatgaagcctagaaataatttggcaataaatgccaacttgtgagaattgtaaattgcactatactggcagcatattgaaatgcgaattgtgacatgttgatactagaatcaacttatgcatgatatatgaaaaggtcaacattttcattgaccaatgAATTGTATAataaccagtaaaccctaaaaataaatatttaatcttgtactatgccctagtttgcctagttaactagtttggataggttggtatgccaataggattctgacagctgttttgtaaatagctttacgtcatattgttttttatggcttattattccatactatgattttaatagcctatggctatacagattgtgttactatactcagcttaatgcctgattgattatatggctttttagccatactgtttgcacaccaggagatactttgtgatcgatggtgtgacggcccaaggtactaggtacccagtgctagtatatccgtttatccagtctgatcagtgtataggctacacaggcagtcaattaaaacattattcaatttaggcagttaagttaagttaagtatacgaaaatttcagtacaattaaattaagcattgaatgaaatgagtaaaagacattagcaatagaaacataacaaagatacaatttacagaactgtagagacttaaaatacaatacagttaaaaTAATTGATTcttggatatccgaattatgatttatttctttctttatttgtatatgttatttcttattatactattgcaccactaagcagaaatgcttagcgcgatggaattgcttcctcacgcaggtactgaaggtaaaatcaatagagtgtcgactgagatttttagagtccagatctgcagaagtgtcagaagagttcaaggttgtcacatcctcaacaatgcatatagatagggcttattttaagcatgttttctaatctgtacattataattactgcttctattgtaatgtgaattagtaactataatttcatttatatatcctccacttgataaatttatgtacttaattggcaaattatataagttaatgaaatataagaattctgatatttgaattgattatctaatcataatgattctgaatgagattgagtttgagaaattttgagactgaatctgagtttgagaaactgatgagaatgctttgagataactgagttatgaatttgagcatatattgaaattgtttttagcaggttcagaagaactgttagtctaaattacagccggcactctgccggattatagctaaaatttttgaaatttcgaaattatttagattttgataaaagtaaaaatagcctaaaccttaaataaagtttttgaataaataaatcaagaattgtaataaaatcagataagatcaggtgctccggcactccgtatgactcgctttgctcggctacactgtagacgggtgaggggtgttacaacctttattatggaatttcttaGATAAAGAAATTCAATCCTCTGATTCTTTCCTTTAGAGAGTGTGATTCAAAGGCTTAAGAGCTTGTTCTTGAATCTGCAGGGATGACCTCTTCAATTTGGAGAAGACGGACTTGTAGAATTTGGGTAGTGTTATTGCTTGAATGGAAGATCTATAAAGCTTGTAACTTATAGCTTAGACAGAGTTTCATAGCTTGAGACTTGATCTTCTAATCTTCTTTTATGATCTTTTTAAAGAGCATGCCATCTCTATTTATAGTGAATTTAGGAGGAGATGCCCTAATTATCATTTGATAAGCGTCACCATTTTATTGGTTAACTTATTCCCTTTTTAATAAGTGACATAACATACTTTAATTTGTCATTTATCACATATACGCAATATTTAAATGGGTGTAtttagtgaaattaatttaatttaatttaaataatcacTAAATAAAATTTAGCCAAAAGCCATGGGGCAATTTATaattgtaatttaaaatttttattcctACAGAGAGACTACTTGAAGCTGGATGCACCTAAACACAAGGAAGGAGATGATTTTTTCAAGTATGTTAAGGTAATCAAAATGATAGCAGATGAGTTGGGTGCCAATGACAGTAGGGTTATTCAAATAGTTGGCTTTACTTTGAAATGTAAAAAGGCAAAGGAATGGTATAAGGCTTATATTGCTGACACAATTGACAGCATGACCTAGTCTTAAGTTCATGGCAAAATTTACCAATTGAGCTTTTCTGGAGAGCTATAGGGAGTTATAGGTGGTAGAGTTTAAATAGTTCAAACAGACAGCTAGTATGAGTGTGGATGAATATATAAACAAGTTTGTGGATCTTCTGTAGTAGGTGGGGCAAGAGTATGATATTAACAGAAAGAAGGCCAAGAGGTACACCCAGAGGTTACACTTTAGATACTCTTCTATGATTTTGGTTGCTAAACCCATAATTTCCATTCGATAATAAATGTTGTAAGGCATTGAAGGGATTCTAGATCTGAAAAGTATTAAGGCTAAGTAGTCCATCATTCTGAAGGCTACAAATGCTAGGAGGTTTAATCATTGTTCCCTCATTCAGGACTAAGAAAGAGAAAGGAGGGATGTTTGgcaaaaaataaaagaagaataaATTTTGGAGCAAAATCAAGTTAGGCCTTAGGATGGGAAGCAGATCTAGTTCAGGTTCGGATACTTTTGATTGTGTTAGATGTGGGAAACCTTATCGAGGACCTTGCAGGAGTGCTACAGATGTGGACAAGAGGGACAAATGTCAAGGGAGTGTCCTAATATAGAAAGGGTGGCTTCTCAACAAGCAGGGTCAAGCTGTGTGGCCTAGCCAATAGTGAGATAGACTTTATGGGTCCCTCATCAAGAAGTGGACAGGGTAAAAGATGGCATTATTCTTCCTCCACGGTAGGCTTACAAAGGAGGGGTTCAATAGCATTAGCTTATATCTTTATTATGACATAACAAGAAGCCAATACCTTCAACATTGGGGTGTCAAGTAACCTTTGCATAGAAAGTTTCAATAtgcattttttaattaattcgaGTGCATCACATTCTTTTGTTAACTCTGATAAAGTCTTAAGATTAGGATTGGTAGTTTGAAATTTAGAATGTTCGCTGCTTGTTGGTGGACCAAAGTGTGACCCTTCAGTAATAAAGATGATCTATTATGCTACCTTGAACTATAGAAGTAAGGTATTGAGGTTTAAAGGATAGGATGGGTCATTGCCAATGTTCCAAGCCATGTAAGCCAGAAAGATGCTTCAAAAAGGGTGCAGAGGGTTTATAACACATGTTAAAGAAGTTATTGAGAATAGACGTGGATCAAGATCAGTTTCTTTGGTAAAAGAGTTTCCAAATATCTTTTCAGAGGAGCTACCTGAGCTGCCAGCTAAAAGGAAGATAGATTTTATAATTGATCTAGTGCCTAGCACTAGACCCATATCTATCCCTACTTAGAAGATGGCTCCTACAGAGCTGAAGGAGTTAAAGGAACAACTGTAGGAGTtagtggataaggggttcattagACCAAGTACCTCTCCTTGGGGTGCTCCTATTTTGTTTGTCAAGAAGAAAAATAGATCCCTAATGctgtgcatagactacagacagttgaataaagtgaataCCAAGAACCAGTACCCTTTACCCTATATtggtgacttgtttgatcagctagCAGGAGTTAGTTGTTTCTCTAAGATAGACTTAAGGTCTGAATATCACCAATTAAGGTCAAGGAGATGGATATTCTGAAGATTGCTTTTCAGACTAGGTACaagcattatgagtttcttgaTGCCGTTCGAGATAACCAATGCCCTAATGgcatttatggatctcatgaatagggtaTTCAAATCTTATCTGGATCACTTTTTGATCGTCTTTATTGATGCCATATTAATGTATTCCAAAAGTCCTGAAGAACATACATAACATTTAAGAATGGTTCTACCGACTTTAAAGGAGCATCAATTGTATGCCAAGTTCTCTAATTGTGAGTTCTGGCTGAAGAGCATATCCTTCCTGGGACATGTAGTGTCAGAGAatagaatagaagtagatcctaAGAAGGTTAAAGTAGTGGCTAATTTGCTCAGGCTAACTATAGTGACTGAGATCAAGAGTTTCTTAGGTTTGGCTAGCTATTATAAGAGATTTGTGCCTAATTTCTCCAAGATAGATGCTCCGGTAACTAGGTTAACTCAGAAAAATAAGAAGTTTAAATGGAATGATCAGTGTGAgcagagcttccagaagcttaaagaGTGTTCGATTTCAGCACTAGTGCTAGCTTTACCTTCAGGCAATGAAGATTTCATTATTTATTGCAATGTCTCCAAAGTGGGTTTAGGATGCGTTCTTATGCAAAATGGTAGAGCAATAGCTTATGTTTCAAGGTAGTTGAAGAAGTATGAAGCTAATTATGCCACTTATAACTTAG belongs to Hevea brasiliensis isolate MT/VB/25A 57/8 chromosome 4, ASM3005281v1, whole genome shotgun sequence and includes:
- the LOC110663243 gene encoding uncharacterized mitochondrial protein AtMg00860-like translates to MVLPTLKEHQLYAKFSNCEFWLKSISFLGHVVSENRIEVDPKKVKVVANLLRLTIVTEIKSFLGLASYYKRFVPNFSKIDAPVTRLTQKNKKFKWNDQCEQSFQKLKECSISALVLALPSGNEDFIIYCNVSKVGLGCVLMQNGRAIAYVSR